GCGGACCTGAGCCGAGCACGGTTGCGCGGCGCGGACTTGCGCGATGCCTCGCTGGTCGGCGCGCGGTTGACGGGGGCGACGCTCGACGATGCTGACCTGACGGGCGCGATCCTGGCCGGGGCCGATCTGACGTCCGCGACGCTCAACGGTACGATCCTCGCGGGCGATCAGCCGCTGGCCACGAGCCGCATCTCCAGCACGCCGGCGCCAGTTCGCCGCTGACCGGCCGTCGAGGCTGGCGAAGCCCAGGACCGCCGCGCCACACTTGGCCGCACAGCGTGAAGGGGGACAGGCATGCGGATCGTCATTACCGGCGGCTCGGGACGTATCGGGCGATGGGTCGTGCGGGAGCTGCTCGCGCGGGACCACGAGATCACGATTTTTGACCGCGTCCCGCCCAGCGAGCAGCCGGCTGGCGTGCGGTACAAGCTCGGCGAGTGTGAGGATCTCGGCGCGGTCTACGACGTGCTGCGCGGGCACGATGCCGTCATCCACCTCGCCGCCATCCCGTCGAATCAGGTGCACCCGTATCCGACGGTGTTCCGCACCAACGTCATCAGCACCTACCATGTTGCCGAGGCAGCCGGTCGACTGGGGATGAAGAAGCTGGTGGCCGCCAGCAGCATCAACGCGCTCGGCATCACGATGGCCGAGCGGCCGTTCAACCCGACCTACCTGCCGATTGACGAGGAGCACCCGCGACTGGCGCAGGACGCCTACAGCCTGACGAAGCTGCTGGACGA
This genomic stretch from Chloroflexota bacterium harbors:
- a CDS encoding NAD(P)-dependent oxidoreductase, producing MRIVITGGSGRIGRWVVRELLARDHEITIFDRVPPSEQPAGVRYKLGECEDLGAVYDVLRGHDAVIHLAAIPSNQVHPYPTVFRTNVISTYHVAEAAGRLGMKKLVAASSINALGITMAERPFNPTYLPIDEEHPRLAQDAYSLTKLLDEEILAAMTRRTGLPTIGIRPPLMQYGEPEKERETVRARVDNPDLASRVMWVYCDVRDLAQGFRLAVEDTTLENETFFITADDALARQPLADLLPRYFPGTEEMAKGLTGTSPAVVSTKAKRLLGYRPEHSWQEYV